The proteins below are encoded in one region of Sphingobium yanoikuyae:
- a CDS encoding sugar O-acetyltransferase, translating into MTQPSMKQKMIAGEPYHASDPEIIADQLAAAAWMQRFNATLPPEREELLRERLGALGAGSTIRSPFHCDYGFNIFLGAGVFLNFNCVILDVVPVTIGDGTQIGTGVQILTADHPRDPAERATGIEWGVPITIGRNVWIGGGAIILPGVTIGDDALIGAGSVVTRDVPAGATVVGNPARVR; encoded by the coding sequence ATGACGCAGCCCAGCATGAAACAGAAGATGATCGCGGGTGAGCCCTATCATGCGAGCGATCCGGAAATCATCGCGGACCAGCTGGCCGCAGCGGCGTGGATGCAGCGTTTCAACGCGACCCTGCCGCCCGAGCGCGAGGAATTGCTGCGCGAGCGGCTGGGCGCGCTGGGGGCGGGATCGACGATCCGGTCGCCCTTCCACTGCGACTATGGCTTCAATATCTTCCTGGGCGCGGGCGTGTTCCTGAACTTCAACTGCGTCATCCTGGACGTCGTGCCGGTGACCATCGGCGACGGCACGCAGATCGGCACCGGGGTGCAGATATTGACCGCCGATCATCCGCGCGATCCGGCCGAGCGTGCCACCGGCATCGAATGGGGCGTGCCGATCACCATCGGCCGCAATGTGTGGATCGGCGGCGGCGCGATCATCCTGCCTGGCGTGACGATCGGCGACGATGCGCTGATCGGTGCGGGCAGCGTGGTGACGCGCGACGTGCCGGCCGGCGCAACCGTGGTCGGCAATCCCGCACGGGTGCGGTAA
- the murI gene encoding glutamate racemase, translated as MTVAPDAPILFFDSGVGGLSILAPARAALPNAPVVYAADSAGFPYGTKSEAEIAARVPALLGRLVERYRPRLAVIACNTASTIALPHVRAALDIPVVGTVPAIKPAALLSKSRVFGVLGTNATVRQPYVDRLAAEHGADCTVLRHGSAALVQLAEAKLRGETLDPAIARDALAGLLDQPGGDRMDMVVLACTHFPLVEQELAAAAPHPMGFVHGGEGIARRIAFLTEGQPWPDAPSPGIAVFTRVDDKVEALRDALASYGLDRIDAL; from the coding sequence ATGACGGTCGCACCAGACGCTCCCATCCTTTTCTTCGATTCCGGCGTGGGGGGCCTGTCCATCCTCGCCCCGGCCCGCGCCGCCTTGCCGAACGCCCCGGTCGTCTATGCCGCCGACAGCGCCGGCTTCCCCTATGGCACCAAGAGCGAGGCGGAGATCGCCGCGCGCGTGCCCGCCCTGCTCGGTCGGCTGGTGGAGCGCTATCGCCCGCGCCTCGCCGTCATCGCCTGCAACACCGCCTCGACCATCGCCCTGCCGCATGTCCGCGCCGCGCTCGACATTCCGGTGGTCGGCACCGTCCCGGCGATCAAGCCGGCGGCGCTATTGTCCAAAAGCCGGGTGTTCGGCGTGCTGGGCACCAATGCCACCGTGCGCCAGCCCTATGTCGACCGACTTGCCGCCGAACATGGCGCCGACTGCACCGTGCTGCGCCATGGCAGCGCCGCGCTGGTGCAACTGGCCGAGGCGAAGCTGCGCGGCGAAACGCTCGATCCCGCCATCGCCCGCGACGCACTGGCGGGGCTTCTCGATCAGCCGGGTGGCGATCGGATGGACATGGTCGTCCTCGCCTGCACCCATTTTCCGCTAGTGGAACAAGAACTTGCCGCCGCCGCGCCGCATCCGATGGGCTTCGTCCATGGCGGCGAAGGGATAGCCCGGCGCATCGCCTTCCTGACCGAAGGACAGCCCTGGCCGGATGCGCCCTCGCCCGGCATCGCCGTCTTCACCCGCGTCGATGACAAGGTCGAGGCGCTGCGCGACGCGCTGGCCAGCTATGGCCTTGATCGCATCGACGCGCTCTGA
- the hemA gene encoding 5-aminolevulinate synthase: MNYKHIFSQAIDRLHSEGRYRVFIDILRNKGAFPNARCFHGHNGPKPITVWCSNDYLAMGQHPKVVAAMEEALHDVGAGSGGTRNIGGNTHYHVDLEAELADLHGKEAALLFTSGYVSNEATLSTLAKILPGCIIFSDELNHASMIAGIRNSGCEKRVFRHNDLDHLRELLAAEDPEAPKLIAFESVYSMDGDVAPIAEICDLADEFNALTYLDEVHAVGMYGARGGGISERDDVAHRLTIIEGTLGKAFGVMGGYIAADQMIVDVIRSYAPGFIFTTSLSPVLVAGVLASVRHLKGSSAEREGQQASAAKLKQLMRDAGLPVMNSVTHIVPLMVGDPVKAKRISDILLAEYGAYVQPINYPTVPRGTERLRFTPGPAHNEEMMRDLVSALVEIWDRLELELLERQAA; the protein is encoded by the coding sequence GTGAATTACAAGCATATCTTTTCGCAGGCGATCGACCGGCTCCACAGCGAGGGCCGCTATCGCGTGTTCATCGACATCCTGCGTAACAAGGGCGCGTTCCCCAATGCCCGCTGCTTCCACGGCCATAACGGCCCGAAGCCGATCACCGTCTGGTGCTCGAACGATTATCTCGCCATGGGCCAGCATCCCAAGGTGGTCGCCGCCATGGAGGAAGCGCTCCATGATGTCGGCGCTGGATCGGGCGGCACCCGCAATATCGGCGGCAACACCCATTATCATGTCGACCTGGAGGCGGAACTCGCCGATCTGCATGGCAAGGAAGCGGCCCTGCTCTTCACCTCGGGCTATGTCTCGAACGAAGCGACGCTCTCGACCCTCGCCAAGATCCTGCCGGGCTGCATCATCTTTTCGGACGAGCTGAACCACGCCTCGATGATCGCGGGCATCCGCAATTCGGGCTGCGAAAAGCGCGTCTTCCGTCACAATGATCTCGATCATCTGCGCGAACTTCTCGCCGCCGAGGATCCCGAGGCGCCCAAGCTGATCGCCTTCGAAAGCGTCTACTCGATGGACGGCGACGTGGCGCCGATCGCGGAAATCTGCGACCTGGCCGACGAGTTCAACGCGCTCACCTATCTCGACGAAGTCCATGCCGTGGGCATGTATGGTGCGCGCGGCGGCGGCATTTCGGAGCGCGACGATGTCGCGCATCGCCTGACCATCATCGAAGGCACGCTGGGCAAGGCATTCGGCGTGATGGGCGGCTATATCGCCGCCGACCAGATGATCGTCGACGTGATCCGCAGCTATGCGCCCGGCTTCATCTTCACCACCTCGCTCTCGCCCGTGCTGGTCGCCGGCGTGCTGGCGAGCGTGCGGCACCTGAAGGGCTCCAGCGCCGAGCGCGAAGGCCAGCAGGCATCCGCCGCCAAGCTCAAGCAGTTGATGCGCGACGCGGGCCTGCCGGTTATGAACTCGGTCACCCATATCGTGCCGCTGATGGTGGGCGATCCGGTCAAGGCCAAGCGGATCAGCGACATCCTGCTCGCCGAATATGGCGCCTATGTGCAGCCGATCAACTATCCGACCGTGCCGCGCGGCACCGAACGTCTGCGCTTCACGCCTGGCCCGGCCCATAATGAAGAGATGATGCGCGACCTGGTGTCGGCGCTGGTCGAAATCTGGGATCGGCTGGAACTGGAACTGCTGGAACGCCAGGCAGCCTGA
- a CDS encoding class I SAM-dependent methyltransferase: MSGHGQLMDGVYRYQRHIYDLTRKYYLLGRDGLIADLDPPAGGAVLEIGCGTGRNLIAVGKAWPKARLYGVDISDAMLGTARASVAKAGMADRVTLAQGDACGFDPQALFGRASFERVFISYALSMIPEWEMALVQAVRCVAPGGKLEIVDFGQQEELPTLWKRALFGWLERFHVSPRRELNGAINRLAQDMGGFPHVRTLYRGYAVRGGLIRV; the protein is encoded by the coding sequence ATGAGTGGTCATGGGCAGCTGATGGACGGGGTCTATCGCTACCAGCGGCACATTTATGACCTGACCCGCAAATATTATCTGCTCGGCCGCGACGGGCTGATCGCCGATCTCGATCCGCCGGCCGGCGGCGCTGTGCTGGAGATTGGCTGCGGCACTGGCCGCAACCTGATCGCGGTGGGCAAGGCCTGGCCCAAGGCGCGGCTCTATGGCGTCGATATCAGCGATGCGATGCTGGGCACCGCGCGGGCTTCGGTCGCGAAGGCGGGCATGGCGGATCGGGTGACGCTGGCGCAGGGCGATGCCTGCGGCTTTGATCCGCAGGCGCTGTTCGGCCGGGCGAGCTTCGAGCGGGTGTTCATCAGCTATGCGCTGTCGATGATCCCCGAATGGGAAATGGCGCTGGTCCAGGCGGTGCGCTGCGTGGCGCCGGGCGGCAAGCTGGAGATCGTGGATTTCGGCCAGCAGGAGGAATTGCCGACGCTCTGGAAGCGGGCGCTGTTCGGCTGGCTGGAGCGGTTCCACGTCTCGCCCCGGCGCGAACTCAACGGCGCGATCAACCGACTGGCACAGGATATGGGCGGCTTCCCCCATGTCCGGACGCTCTATCGCGGCTATGCGGTCAGGGGCGGGCTGATCCGGGTCTGA
- a CDS encoding DUF3419 family protein: protein MAASAHKKVTNAVHRHRHLSKQGLLERAFTFAFRGLVYAQIWEDPAVDMEALAITPDSHVVTIASGGCNVLSYLTADPAKITAVDLNTAHIALNRLKLMAAQTLPDHAAFHRFFARADDKANIAAYREIVAPRLDEATRRYWEGRDMTGRRRIGGFARGIYRHGLLGRFIGAAHLLARLHGVNPKRMLDAQSREEQLAIFERELAPIFDKGFVRWLTSQPASLFGLGIPPAQFEALAGDDRMDNVLKARLKKLACDFDLKDNYFAVQAFGRGYAGGEGPLPPYLQAANHRAVRDRAERVDVRHINFTDFLTSQPAASCDRYILLDAQDWMDDEQLNALWAQITRTAKPGARVLFRTAGEPSILPGRVADDVLAHWDYRAEASRDYTARDRSAIYGGVHLYVLKGTDA, encoded by the coding sequence ATGGCCGCATCGGCCCACAAGAAAGTCACCAACGCGGTGCATCGTCACCGCCATCTGTCGAAGCAGGGGCTGCTGGAACGCGCCTTCACCTTCGCCTTCCGCGGCCTGGTCTATGCCCAGATCTGGGAAGACCCGGCGGTCGACATGGAAGCGCTGGCGATCACGCCCGACAGTCATGTGGTGACGATCGCGTCGGGCGGCTGCAATGTCCTGTCCTACCTGACCGCCGATCCGGCGAAGATCACGGCGGTCGACCTCAACACCGCCCATATCGCGCTCAACCGGCTGAAGCTGATGGCGGCGCAGACGCTGCCCGATCATGCCGCCTTCCATCGCTTCTTCGCGCGGGCGGACGACAAGGCGAACATCGCCGCCTATCGCGAGATCGTGGCGCCGCGTCTGGATGAGGCGACGCGCCGCTATTGGGAAGGCCGCGACATGACCGGTCGCCGCCGTATCGGTGGCTTTGCGCGGGGCATCTACAGGCATGGCCTGCTTGGCCGTTTCATCGGCGCAGCCCATCTGCTGGCCCGGCTGCATGGCGTGAACCCCAAGCGGATGCTGGACGCGCAGAGCCGCGAGGAGCAACTGGCGATCTTCGAGCGCGAACTGGCGCCGATCTTCGACAAGGGCTTTGTCCGCTGGCTGACCAGCCAGCCCGCTTCGCTCTTCGGCCTGGGCATCCCGCCCGCGCAGTTCGAGGCGCTGGCCGGCGACGACCGGATGGACAATGTGCTGAAGGCGCGGCTGAAGAAACTGGCCTGCGACTTCGACCTGAAGGACAATTATTTCGCCGTGCAGGCGTTCGGTCGTGGCTATGCAGGCGGCGAAGGGCCGTTGCCGCCCTATCTGCAGGCGGCCAATCATCGTGCGGTGCGCGACCGGGCCGAACGGGTCGATGTCCGGCATATCAACTTCACCGACTTCCTGACCAGCCAGCCGGCCGCATCGTGTGATCGCTACATCCTGCTCGATGCGCAGGACTGGATGGATGACGAACAGTTGAACGCGCTCTGGGCGCAGATCACGCGGACGGCCAAGCCCGGCGCCCGCGTGCTGTTCCGCACCGCCGGCGAACCGAGCATCCTGCCCGGCCGGGTCGCCGACGATGTGCTGGCCCATTGGGACTATCGCGCCGAAGCCTCGCGCGATTATACCGCGCGCGACCGCTCGGCCATCTATGGCGGCGTGCATCTCTATGTGCTGAAGGGCACCGACGCATGA
- a CDS encoding ligase-associated DNA damage response exonuclease, which yields MAHWIEPHPTGIYVRPADAWIDPSQPQERALVTHGHADHARGGHGHVWATRETLAIMALRYGTPSGTAVGYGEEIRLGGVTIRYVPAGHVLGSAQIILDHAGERVVVTGDYKRRPDPTCLPFEPVPCDIFVTEATFGLPVFRHPDTGSEMDRLLHALHANPDRCVLVGAYALGKAQRVICELRARGHHDPIYIHGALERMCALYQDFGVDMGKLRGATGVPAKDMRGAIVLAPPSALNDRWSRRLPDPIAAMASGWMRVRQRARQRNVELPLVISDHADWDELTDTIREVAPSETWITHGREEALLHWCMTHQYRARALALVGREDEEEG from the coding sequence ATGGCGCACTGGATCGAACCCCACCCCACCGGCATCTATGTCCGCCCCGCCGATGCGTGGATCGACCCGTCGCAGCCGCAGGAACGGGCGCTCGTCACCCATGGTCATGCCGACCATGCGCGTGGCGGCCATGGCCATGTCTGGGCCACGCGAGAAACGCTGGCGATCATGGCGTTGCGCTATGGCACGCCCAGCGGCACGGCGGTCGGCTATGGCGAAGAGATCCGGCTGGGCGGCGTCACCATCCGCTATGTCCCCGCCGGCCATGTGCTGGGATCGGCACAGATCATCCTGGACCATGCCGGCGAGCGCGTGGTGGTGACCGGCGACTACAAGCGGCGCCCCGACCCGACCTGCCTGCCGTTCGAGCCGGTGCCTTGCGACATCTTCGTGACCGAGGCGACCTTCGGCCTGCCCGTCTTCCGCCATCCCGACACCGGCAGCGAGATGGACCGGCTGCTCCATGCGCTTCACGCCAATCCCGATCGCTGCGTGCTGGTCGGCGCCTATGCGCTCGGCAAGGCGCAGCGGGTGATCTGCGAATTGCGGGCGCGCGGCCATCATGACCCCATCTATATCCATGGCGCGCTCGAACGCATGTGTGCGCTTTACCAGGATTTCGGCGTCGACATGGGGAAGTTGCGCGGCGCGACCGGCGTGCCAGCCAAGGATATGCGCGGCGCCATCGTGCTGGCGCCGCCCTCCGCGCTCAACGATCGCTGGAGCCGCCGCCTGCCCGACCCGATTGCCGCCATGGCGTCAGGCTGGATGCGGGTGCGCCAGCGCGCCCGGCAGCGCAATGTCGAACTGCCTTTGGTCATTTCCGACCATGCCGACTGGGACGAACTGACCGACACGATCCGCGAGGTCGCTCCCAGCGAAACCTGGATCACCCATGGCCGGGAGGAAGCCCTGCTCCACTGGTGCATGACCCACCAATATCGCGCCCGCGCGCTGGCGCTGGTGGGCCGCGAGGATGAGGAGGAAGGGTGA
- a CDS encoding cisplatin damage response ATP-dependent DNA ligase — protein sequence MRQFSRLLDGLVYTRSRNGKLALIAAYMREAADPDRGWALAALTGNLDLKAVKASAIGEMIRARTDPVLFEMSRDYVGDLAETVALLWPRPGNEPAELDDGSLSLSTVIDRLHSVSRAAAPDALAQMMDHLDASGRFALLKLATGGLRVGISARLAKTGFAQAFGLDVDDVEQVWHALAPPYATLFDWAEGRSARPDPEGTPYFRPFMLAHPLEADSVNLADYAAEWKWDGIRIQIVGTGPKNGGETRLYSRAGDDITGSFPEIAQAFTGHAVLDGELLVKGEFQGAKEHGGAAASFNALQQRLGRKAVSARMMADYPAFVRLYDLLIEGDDDLRALPWTARRARLEAYMAQLSPDRFDLSAVIDAPDFAALADIRAGARDAAIEGVMLKRRDSPYVAGRKAALWYKWKRDPLTADCVMMYAQRGHGKRSSFYSDYTFGCWTEDGELLPVGKAYSGFTDEELKWLDRFVRGNTVNRFGPVREVEKTLVLEVAFDSIHDSKRHKSGLAMRFPRIARIRKDKPAAEADTVEELKRLVS from the coding sequence ATGAGGCAATTTTCCCGACTGCTCGACGGCCTCGTCTACACCCGCTCGCGCAATGGCAAGCTGGCGCTGATCGCCGCATATATGCGCGAAGCCGCCGATCCCGACCGGGGTTGGGCGCTGGCGGCGCTGACCGGCAATCTCGATCTCAAGGCGGTGAAGGCGTCGGCCATCGGCGAGATGATCCGCGCCCGCACCGATCCCGTCCTGTTCGAGATGAGCCGCGACTATGTCGGCGACCTGGCCGAGACCGTCGCGTTGCTCTGGCCCCGCCCCGGCAATGAACCGGCCGAACTGGACGACGGCTCGCTCAGCCTGTCCACCGTCATCGACCGCCTCCACAGCGTCAGCCGCGCCGCCGCGCCGGATGCGCTGGCCCAGATGATGGACCATCTCGACGCATCGGGCCGCTTCGCCCTGCTGAAGCTTGCCACTGGCGGCCTGCGGGTGGGGATATCCGCCCGCCTCGCCAAGACCGGCTTCGCCCAGGCCTTCGGGCTTGATGTCGATGATGTCGAACAGGTCTGGCACGCCCTCGCCCCGCCCTATGCCACGCTGTTCGACTGGGCGGAGGGCCGCAGTGCCCGTCCCGATCCGGAAGGCACCCCCTATTTCCGTCCCTTCATGCTCGCCCATCCGCTGGAAGCCGATAGCGTCAACCTCGCCGACTATGCCGCCGAATGGAAATGGGACGGCATCCGCATCCAGATCGTCGGCACCGGCCCAAAAAATGGAGGCGAGACGCGCCTCTACAGCCGCGCGGGCGACGACATCACGGGCAGCTTCCCCGAAATCGCGCAGGCCTTCACCGGTCACGCCGTGCTGGACGGCGAATTGCTGGTGAAGGGGGAGTTTCAGGGCGCCAAAGAACATGGAGGCGCTGCCGCCAGCTTCAATGCCCTGCAACAGCGGCTCGGCCGCAAGGCGGTCAGCGCCAGGATGATGGCCGACTATCCCGCCTTCGTCCGCCTCTATGACCTGCTGATCGAGGGTGACGACGACCTGCGCGCGCTCCCCTGGACAGCCCGCCGCGCCCGGCTTGAAGCCTATATGGCGCAACTATCCCCCGACCGATTCGACCTGTCCGCCGTCATCGACGCGCCCGATTTCGCGGCGCTGGCCGATATCCGCGCCGGCGCCCGCGACGCCGCGATCGAGGGTGTCATGCTCAAGCGCCGCGACAGCCCCTATGTCGCCGGGCGCAAGGCCGCGCTCTGGTACAAATGGAAGCGCGATCCGCTGACCGCCGATTGCGTCATGATGTATGCCCAGCGCGGACACGGCAAACGCTCCTCCTTCTATTCGGACTATACGTTCGGCTGCTGGACGGAGGATGGCGAGCTTCTGCCGGTCGGCAAGGCCTATAGCGGGTTCACCGACGAGGAACTCAAATGGCTCGACCGCTTTGTCCGGGGGAATACAGTGAACCGCTTCGGCCCGGTCCGGGAGGTCGAAAAGACGCTGGTGCTGGAGGTCGCCTTCGACTCCATTCATGACAGCAAACGCCACAAGTCCGGCCTCGCCATGCGCTTCCCCCGCATCGCCCGCATCCGCAAGGACAAGCCGGCAGCGGAGGCGGATACGGTCGAGGAATTGAAGCGTCTGGTCAGTTGA
- a CDS encoding GFA family protein, whose protein sequence is MAYSGSCHCGAVTFTVDADPPSEAMSCNCSHCGRKGFVLTFVPVDQFRLDSGAEQLTDYLFYKHAITHQFCKTCGTEAFALGKSPQGEMRAINLRCVPAIDIEALTIQKVDGARF, encoded by the coding sequence ATGGCCTATAGCGGAAGCTGCCATTGCGGCGCCGTCACCTTCACCGTCGATGCCGATCCGCCCAGCGAGGCGATGAGCTGCAACTGCTCCCATTGCGGCCGCAAGGGCTTCGTCCTGACCTTCGTTCCCGTCGATCAGTTCCGCCTCGACAGCGGCGCTGAGCAATTGACCGACTATCTCTTCTACAAGCACGCCATCACGCATCAATTCTGCAAGACCTGCGGGACGGAAGCCTTCGCGCTCGGCAAGTCGCCCCAGGGTGAAATGCGCGCGATCAACCTGCGCTGCGTGCCTGCGATCGATATTGAAGCACTGACCATCCAGAAGGTTGACGGAGCGCGCTTCTAA
- a CDS encoding saccharopine dehydrogenase family protein has protein sequence MSKVLVIGAGGVGSVAVHKMAMNPDIFSHITLASRRLISCEKVAESVKKLVGVDIDVAQVDADNVEETIALIQKVQPKLVVNLALPYQDLAIMDACLATKTDYLDTANYEPRDTAKFEYSWQWAYQERFKEAGIMALLGSGFDPGVTSVFTSYIKKHLLDTIDTLDILDCNGGDHGQHFATNFNPEINIREVTAPSRHWLNGEWVEGPALSHKQVFDFDQVGEKNMYLMYHEELESLATHYPEIKRIRFWMTFGDAYLKHLEVLQNVGMTRIDPVIYNGQEIIPLQFLKAVLPEPSSLGSTTKGKTNIGDIATGQKDGQEKTVYIYQVCDHEDAYAETGNQAVSYTTGVPAMIGAAMMLTGAWKGEGVFNIEQFDPDPFMDMLNKHGLPWQVKELDAPLAF, from the coding sequence TTGAGCAAGGTTCTGGTCATCGGCGCAGGCGGCGTCGGGTCTGTCGCGGTCCACAAGATGGCGATGAACCCTGATATTTTCAGCCACATCACGCTGGCCAGCCGCCGCCTCATCAGTTGCGAGAAGGTCGCCGAATCGGTCAAGAAGCTGGTCGGCGTGGATATCGACGTGGCCCAGGTCGACGCCGACAATGTCGAAGAGACCATCGCCCTCATCCAGAAGGTCCAGCCCAAGCTGGTCGTGAACCTGGCGCTGCCCTATCAGGATCTGGCGATCATGGACGCGTGCCTCGCAACCAAGACCGACTATCTCGACACCGCCAATTACGAACCGCGCGACACCGCCAAGTTCGAATATAGCTGGCAGTGGGCCTATCAGGAACGCTTCAAGGAAGCCGGCATCATGGCGCTGCTGGGTTCGGGCTTCGATCCGGGCGTCACCAGCGTGTTCACCAGCTACATCAAGAAGCATCTGCTCGACACGATCGACACGCTCGACATTCTCGACTGCAATGGCGGCGACCATGGCCAGCATTTCGCCACCAACTTCAATCCGGAAATCAACATCCGTGAAGTGACCGCTCCGTCGCGTCACTGGCTGAACGGCGAATGGGTCGAAGGCCCTGCGCTCAGCCACAAGCAGGTGTTCGACTTCGACCAGGTCGGCGAAAAGAACATGTACCTCATGTATCATGAGGAACTGGAAAGCCTCGCCACCCACTATCCCGAAATCAAGCGCATCCGCTTCTGGATGACCTTCGGCGACGCGTATCTCAAGCATCTCGAAGTGCTGCAGAATGTCGGCATGACCCGGATCGATCCGGTCATCTATAATGGTCAGGAAATCATTCCGCTCCAGTTCCTGAAGGCCGTTCTGCCCGAACCGTCGAGCCTGGGTTCGACCACCAAGGGCAAGACCAATATCGGCGACATTGCGACCGGCCAGAAGGATGGTCAGGAAAAGACCGTCTATATCTATCAGGTCTGCGACCATGAGGACGCCTATGCCGAAACCGGCAACCAGGCGGTCAGCTACACCACCGGCGTGCCGGCGATGATCGGCGCCGCCATGATGTTGACCGGCGCCTGGAAGGGTGAAGGTGTGTTCAACATCGAGCAGTTCGATCCCGATCCCTTCATGGACATGCTGAACAAGCACGGCCTGCCCTGGCAGGTGAAGGAACTGGACGCGCCGCTGGCCTTCTGA
- a CDS encoding alpha/beta fold hydrolase, whose translation MWAVLALSLLVPAASAQQSADPYAPAKAIVADVNRIVTPNGVQENLVVTLGGARQAINVRGADRANPILLYVHGGPGAVEMPFAWSFQRPWEDFFTVVQWDQRGAGKSYALNDPKALAPTMTLDRYRDDAIELIDYLKARYGKRKVFLLGHSWGSAVGLSVAIKRPDLLYAYVGMGQAIDFRAGERMGMDWTIAQAKKAGNTDAVKAIEALTPYPDSGPFTIDKADGWRRYAIPYGSLMADRPDPTLYFQTPRLSPDYTPEDRKAWGTGSEFSTTTLWPRVADVSFAKVHEMKLPVIMLLGRTDYTVPSPLAAQWMDRLKAPAKKTIWFEHSAHMPMVEEPGLVLKALINDVRPLADQE comes from the coding sequence ATGTGGGCCGTTCTGGCCCTTTCTCTATTGGTTCCTGCCGCATCGGCGCAGCAGTCCGCCGATCCCTACGCCCCGGCCAAGGCCATCGTCGCCGACGTCAACCGGATTGTGACGCCGAACGGCGTGCAGGAAAATCTGGTCGTGACCTTGGGCGGCGCACGGCAGGCGATCAATGTGCGGGGCGCCGATCGCGCCAATCCGATCCTCCTCTATGTCCATGGCGGCCCCGGCGCGGTGGAAATGCCCTTCGCCTGGTCGTTCCAGCGGCCATGGGAGGATTTCTTTACCGTCGTCCAGTGGGACCAGCGCGGCGCAGGCAAAAGCTATGCGCTCAACGATCCCAAGGCGCTCGCGCCGACCATGACGCTGGATCGCTATCGTGACGATGCGATCGAACTGATCGATTATCTCAAGGCTCGCTATGGCAAGCGCAAGGTCTTCCTGCTCGGCCATAGCTGGGGCTCGGCGGTCGGCCTATCGGTCGCAATCAAGCGCCCCGACCTGCTCTACGCCTACGTCGGCATGGGGCAGGCGATCGACTTCCGCGCCGGCGAACGCATGGGCATGGACTGGACCATCGCGCAGGCCAAGAAGGCCGGCAACACCGATGCCGTAAAGGCGATAGAGGCGCTCACCCCCTATCCCGACAGCGGGCCGTTCACGATCGACAAGGCGGACGGCTGGCGCCGCTACGCCATTCCCTATGGCTCGCTGATGGCCGACCGGCCCGACCCGACGCTCTATTTCCAGACGCCGCGCCTGTCGCCCGACTATACGCCCGAAGACCGCAAGGCCTGGGGCACGGGCAGCGAATTTTCGACCACTACCCTGTGGCCGCGCGTCGCCGATGTCAGCTTCGCCAAGGTCCACGAGATGAAGCTGCCGGTCATCATGCTGCTCGGCCGCACCGACTATACCGTACCCTCGCCGCTCGCCGCGCAGTGGATGGACCGGTTGAAAGCCCCCGCCAAGAAGACCATCTGGTTCGAGCATTCGGCCCATATGCCGATGGTCGAGGAACCCGGCCTGGTCCTCAAGGCCCTGATCAACGATGTCCGCCCGCTGGCGGATCAGGAGTAA